The Mesorhizobium loti genome includes a region encoding these proteins:
- a CDS encoding GNAT family N-acetyltransferase yields MNTTLETTANPSPEELAFLGERLTAFNDGDVGASERKALAVFVRDEEGAVVAGISGYTAWGWLYVQWLWVDERLRGQHMAGQMLDAAEQEAMARGCRNAWIDTFNPNAAKVYQRQGYQPFGTLADFPVGRSRIFLQKKLAG; encoded by the coding sequence ATGAACACGACACTGGAAACGACGGCAAATCCCTCGCCGGAGGAACTCGCCTTTCTCGGCGAACGTCTGACGGCGTTCAACGACGGCGATGTCGGCGCGTCCGAAAGAAAGGCGCTTGCGGTGTTCGTGCGCGACGAGGAGGGCGCGGTCGTCGCCGGCATTTCCGGCTACACCGCCTGGGGCTGGCTTTACGTGCAATGGCTGTGGGTCGACGAAAGGCTGCGTGGCCAGCATATGGCTGGCCAGATGCTGGATGCCGCCGAACAGGAAGCCATGGCGCGCGGCTGCCGGAACGCCTGGATCGACACCTTCAACCCAAACGCCGCCAAGGTCTATCAGCGCCAAGGTTATCAGCCTTTTGGCACGCTTGCCGATTTTCCTGTCGGCCGCAGCCGCATCTTCCTGCAGAAGAAGCTGGCTGGCTGA
- a CDS encoding sigma-54-dependent Fis family transcriptional regulator, whose protein sequence is MTEGSGLVALVDDDADLLHATTQLLELAGFTVAALDAAEAALAVVDRNFEGVVVSDIRMPGMNGLQLFDRIKAIDPDIPVILVTGHGDVDLAVAALKDGVYDFIPKPYAGDRLVEALKRASEKRRLVMENRRLREAAALAADGLPLIGEAPAIKRLRETLRQIADMDVDVLVEGETGTGKEVVADLLHRWGRRRAKPFVALNCGALPETVIESELFGHEAGAFTGAQRRRIGSIEHSSGGTLFLDEIESMPSALQVKLLRVLETRSLTPLGSNDIRRIDLRVVAATKVDLGRPDQRGDFREDLYFRLNVVTLRIPPLRERRGDIPMLFGHFLGKAAERFGRPVAKVNAAISDHLQSHDWPGNVRELAHFADRVALGLGPDDEVRAVSARAPEPEAALPERVGQYEAQLIRDALRDHGGDVRGAIDALGVPRKTFYDKLKRYGIAASEFRNGGDADPQPVSGKR, encoded by the coding sequence ATGACTGAGGGATCAGGGCTGGTCGCGCTCGTCGACGACGATGCGGACTTGCTGCACGCCACCACGCAACTGCTCGAGCTTGCCGGCTTCACCGTGGCCGCACTCGACGCCGCCGAGGCAGCACTTGCCGTCGTCGACAGGAATTTCGAGGGCGTCGTCGTCAGCGATATCCGCATGCCGGGCATGAACGGGCTGCAATTGTTCGATCGCATCAAAGCGATCGATCCTGATATACCCGTGATCCTGGTCACCGGCCATGGCGACGTCGATCTTGCCGTGGCCGCGCTCAAGGACGGCGTCTACGATTTCATCCCGAAACCCTATGCCGGCGATCGGCTGGTCGAAGCGCTGAAGCGGGCATCGGAAAAGCGGCGTCTGGTGATGGAGAACCGCCGCCTGCGCGAAGCCGCGGCACTGGCCGCCGACGGCCTGCCGCTGATCGGCGAGGCGCCTGCCATCAAACGGTTGCGCGAGACCTTGCGCCAGATCGCCGACATGGATGTCGACGTGCTGGTCGAGGGTGAGACGGGAACCGGCAAGGAAGTGGTGGCGGACCTCCTTCACAGATGGGGGCGGCGGCGCGCAAAGCCCTTCGTGGCGCTGAATTGCGGCGCCCTGCCGGAGACGGTCATCGAAAGCGAACTGTTCGGCCACGAGGCGGGCGCGTTCACCGGCGCGCAGCGGCGGCGGATCGGCAGCATCGAGCATTCCAGCGGCGGCACGCTGTTCCTCGACGAGATCGAATCCATGCCGTCCGCGCTCCAGGTCAAGCTGTTGCGGGTGCTGGAAACGCGCAGCCTCACACCGCTTGGTTCGAACGACATCAGGCGCATCGACCTCAGGGTCGTCGCCGCGACCAAGGTCGATCTCGGCCGGCCGGACCAGCGCGGCGATTTTCGCGAAGATCTGTATTTCCGTCTCAACGTGGTGACACTGCGCATCCCGCCCCTGCGCGAACGGCGCGGCGATATCCCGATGCTGTTCGGGCATTTCCTAGGCAAGGCGGCGGAACGATTCGGCCGGCCGGTTGCGAAGGTGAATGCCGCGATCAGCGATCATCTCCAGTCGCATGACTGGCCGGGCAATGTGCGCGAGCTCGCTCATTTCGCCGATCGCGTCGCACTTGGTCTCGGCCCGGACGATGAGGTGAGGGCGGTCTCCGCGCGCGCGCCGGAGCCGGAGGCGGCATTGCCCGAACGGGTCGGTCAATACGAGGCGCAGCTCATCCGTGACGCGCTGCGCGATCATGGCGGCGATGTGCGCGGCGCCATCGACGCGCTCGGCGTGCCGCGCAAGACTTTTTATGACAAGCTCAAGCGCTACGGCATTGCCGCTTCCGAATTTCGCAATGGCGGCGATGCCGATCCACAACCTGTCTCGGGAAAGCGATGA